Part of the Cytophagales bacterium genome is shown below.
AATTAATTTTATATCCCCTGTCAAATAAGAAAACTCCGGATTGTAAATAAAATCTATCTTCTTTTAATTCTGTTTTGATTTCTAAACCTCCGTTAAAAGAAATCCTTGAATAATTGTCTTTAACAAATGGTTTATATTTTGTTGCGATTCTATTTATTGTTGAAATTCCTGGCAAAAAATAAAATCCCAAAGTTAATTTCTTTTTATAAGCAATTAAACTATCAATTTTTTGGGCATATATTTTAAATGAAAAAAGTGCCAAAACAATGAATATGAAAGTCGATTTTTTTGCATTCATTTTCTCAAATTAACAATTGATAACGAGCAAGTTTAATTAGAAATAACCTTAAGCATATCAAAAACGAATTTCAATAAAACCAATCTTTATTATTTTAACCTTTTTATTTCTTTTCTTCAATAAATCATTTTCTTCATGTAATTCCTGATTTTCTTTTTCTAGAGTTAATACTCTTTTATCCATATCAATAATATCCAAAGAGTTTTCCTCAACGTTTGTTGTAAGGCCAACCAATGTATTGCCTACATCAAGTCCATCCTCTACAATTTTTTCAGCAGGTTCTAAACCAGGGAGGTGTCTGTATTTTTTGAAGTACAAGGCTTTCTGAGCAAAAGTCATTCTTTTGTAAGAATCACTGAAAACATAATCAGGGAAGCTGCCTAATTTTATTCTATAACTTCTTGCAAAGAATCTGCCATCCCCAGTTATACGAAAATTCTCTGTACTGCCTTTATAAACAGCAAATGCTATGTCGTTATCATTGTTTACCTTAATATGAAGTTTAGCTTGTGGATTTGTTTCTTCTATACCAACACGGCCGTCATCTGTTATCCTCATTTTCTCTGTAAAATTATCAGATGCGTCTGTAGTATAAAACTTAATGGCTCCCTCAGGATGATGTGATCTCAATTCCGCGTGACCGAATGCCGACATACCTATCCTGAAACCCTGCCCGTTTCCTGTTATTTCAGTGTGTTCATTAGTGAAATAAGCATATACTGGAGTTTCGCCTTGCCGATGCAGATGTAAAATATTTTGAGCAGTAGTAGTACCAACAGCAAGCTTATCACTAAAGTATCCGCTGCCAGATACACCAAATCTAAAACCAATAGGAACTACTAAATTTTCTCCAATCCCAATCTGTCCATTGCCTTTGATCCGCATTAATTCCACACCATCACCATTTTTTCCACCTGCATAAAAAACGTGAGCGCCTAAAACGTCACCGATATGGTAATTTAATTTCCTTATTATAAGGATTGGCACAGGTTCGCCTATTGCTTTGTTACTGATACCAAACCCATAATGGTCAGTTAAAGAACCTCCATCCCATAGCGTAATTTTTGCACCTAAATCTGATGGGGTTATTGATAAGCTGGTTTTTGGATCGGTCTCTCGAATTCCTGCGTAGCCGTTTTCATTAATAGTAAAGAAAGGATTCCCTGGCATGCCTAAATGGAATTTCTTTTCAAAAGTAATGGGATCAACAAATGGTTCTAAATCCCATTTAGAGACTGCGGTAAGATTTAAATCAAAATCTTTATAAATGTGCTCTAATCTCATCCCTTGATGAGAAGATATGTCACCTGGCACGCCTTTAGAATGAACACTAACGATATGGAGCGATTTTTCCGGATTTTGAGTTCGAATACCGAGGAAATGATATTTATTACATAAGAAAAGTTTTTTCACATCAGACGGACTTTCCCGCCATGCATTGCCGGCAATACATGCGCCTCCTGCACCAGCAAAAACCGGAGGACCGGCAAAACCAGACGGCCCGCCAGGTACAAATTTCTCTTTTGACTGGAAAAAATTTCCTTCTCTGTCAAGTAACACGTAGCTGAACTCTTTTATCAATCCTATTCCACCACCCTGCCCATGTCCCTGTCCTGAACCAGGCATACTATCTTGTGCCACCGGTATACCTTTTACTCTCAACATTGATTTTGCATTGATAGAATCACCGATTACAAACTTTTTTGTTAAGTCCGCAACGTAAACTGTTGTCCCATTTTCTTTAATGGGCGCAGTATTCTGGCTTTGGGCTATCCAACCAAAGCTCATAGCAAGTGCGAAAAGTAATAATTTTTTTGTGTTCATAATTTTGTAAGGGGTTTATGTCAAAAAATGGACCAAATCCCTGGTTAAAAGTAAGTATTTAACGGCATAAATATAAACAACTTTTATTAACAAAAAACAAATTGATATTTTTTTTATTTTTTTTGTAATGTTTATATCTTTGATTTCAAACGAGCATAACCAACACTATCTTTGCCTTTATATAACAGTTCCTGAGCTTGCTCATCGGTAAAATGATCTTTACTTATAACAATTTTAAGAAATGTAGTGCATTTGGTACTATTATCGGATATATATTGTTCCTCAAGAAGCCTGATTTCCTGATCATTTAAAGTGCTGGCTATAATTTTTAAAACATCCATGATGGTAAAACGATTCAAAAAAAATTCTTTAACTTTGTAACTGAATTCGTAATAAAGATGAATAAGGAAATAATAAAGATTTGCGGTTTTCTAAAGCAAGGCAAAACCATTCTTTATCCTTCTGATACGGTGTGGGGTATTGGCTGTGACGCGGAAAATGATCATGCTGTCAGGCGGATCTATGAGATCAAAAAGCGTGAAGATAGCAAGGGGTTGATAGTTTTAGTGTCAGGTTTAGCTATGCTGACTACCTATGTTGCTAAAGTTCCTTCAAAAGCTGTTGATCTTATAGAAAATACACAATCTCCATTGACAATTATTTACCCAGTGGAATTCCACAGGGTGAACTCCCAGGCAAGAAATTTACCTGAAAATGTGACTGCCAAAGACGGGAGCCTGGCTTTAAGGATAGTTAAAGATTCATTTTTAATGGCTTTAATAAATTGTCACGGGCGTGGGATTATTTCTACTTCAGCAAATTTAAGCGGTAATCCCGAACCGAAAAACTTCAGGAAAATAGATGACAGAATTTTGAATCAGGTTGATTATGTGGTAAATTGGCAACAAAACAGGCAAAGCAACATGAAACCGTCTAAAATTATTAGGATTGAATTGGATGGAAAAATTGAAATTATTAGGGAATGAATACATGAACACATAAAGCTATGAGTCAGGAAATAATCAACAAAGTAAAATCAGGGGTAAAAGGCTTTTATATCGGTAATAGAATAAAAGATTAAAGAAATATGAACTGTTCGAAAGAGTTAAAGAAAAATGGAATTTTCCAGCTTATATCCAAATGTGCTTCTGATCTCAATTATGACACCTATGTTGTAGGTGGATTTGTGAGAGATATGTTGTTGAAAAAAAACTCAAAAGATATTGATATCGTCTGTGTAGGAAGTGGCATTAAATTAGCTCATAATGTAGCAAATAAACTTTCCCTCCTCAATAATCTAAAAAATTCCAAATCCCTGCCTGCTCAAGGGCTTCGGCAAGCAGGCCAAATCTCAAGTCCGAAATTCAATAGGGAAGTCAAGGTTGCCGTTTTTAAGAATTTCGGCACTGCCAGGATAAGTTTTAATGGACTTGAATTAGAATTTGTAGGCGCCAGAAAGGAATCATATCAACGTAATTCCCGTAAGCCCATCGTTGAAAACGGCACGTTAGAAGATGACCAGAACAGACGGGATTTTACCATTAACGCTTTGGCATTAAGCCTGGATGCTAAAAATTATGGGAACTTACACGACCCTTTTGACGGACTTAAAGACCTTGAAGATAAAATAATACGAACGCCATTAGACCCCGATATTACCTTTTCTGATGATCCTTTAAGAATGATGCGGGCTATCCGGTTTGCCGCTCAACTGAGTTTTGATATTGAACCGGAAACATTTCAAGCGATCAGTAAAAATAAACAACGCACAGAGATTGTTTCACAAGAACGCGTTGCAGATGAGTTGAACAAGATCATTCTTACTACCAAACCATCTTATGGATTTAAATTATTATTTCATTGCGGGTTATTAGAGCAACTATTCCCTGAATTGATTAAGCTTCGCGGGGTTGAAACCATCAACAACAGGTCTCATAAAGATAATTTTTATCATACATTACAAGTGCTTGATAATGTTGCTGAAAAATCTGATGATCTCTGGTTAAGATGGGCTGCGCTGCTTCATGATATTGCAAAACCTCTGACTAAACGCTTTGATGAAAAGGTTGGATGGACTTTCCATGGTCATGATGATAGGGGCGCTAAAATGGTACCCCATATCTTCAGAAAGCTGAAGCTGCCGCTCAACGAAAAGATGCGTTTCGTACAAAAACTGGTACGCTTACACCTCAGGCCCATTGCATTAGTTAAAGATAATATTAGCGATTCTGCAATCAGGCGTTTGCTATTTGAAACAGGAGATGCGCTTGAAGCTTTGATGGTATTGTGCAGGGCAGATATTACATCCAAAAATGATCTCAAAGTAAAACAATTTCTTAATAATTTTGACAAGGTTGAGCAGAAACTGTGCGAAGTAGAAAAAAAGGATAAGCTCAGAAACTTTCAGCCTCCGGTGAGAGGTGAGCATATCATAGAAGCTTTTGACCTTGAACCATGCAAACTAATAGGTGATATAAAGATTGCGGTGCGGGAGGCTATTTTGGATGGAAAAATTAATAATGATTTTCACGAAGCTTATGATTATATGCTGAAAGTGGGCAGGGGAATGGGGTTGGAGCGTAAGAAGCAAACGAAGTAGTAGTAAATTGCAGTGGCAGTCTACCGGGTATTCGGGATGGTAATTCAATGGTAATTCAATGGTAATTACAACCGAATTACAATCGTATGACAATAGATCATCCCCCATTCCTAAACGGATTACCCGTCCGTACTACTTCCAATCTTGTAAATATAGATCGTCTGACTTTTATTTACCGGGTTAAGCCAATATATAACCTTGTCTATAAAGCCGGGCTCTATGGTTGTTTTGTATTGTAGAACAGGGAAAATAGATTGAACCGCTTCAATACGTTGTTTAAGGTTTGTCTCTTCAAAGAATAGTGCGAATTTGGGATATTCGGTTTTGTTAACATTTCTAAAATACTCCTGCCAATTGGGGAGGGGATTACTTTTGGTTAATTCATAAAAACCGACTTCCCACTTCCGAAGATAAAACTTAGGCAGCATTTTTATACTGTTATGGTTGGTGTCTTCCAGCAGTATGTGCCTGATGTTGCCGTATCGGGATAGATAAACCATAGATTCTACTCTCGATCTTTTGGAATATGCTGTTGAAATAAAGGGTAGTACTAACAGGTTGATTACCCAGAAAAATGTCATACACCAGGTTAATATTTTTTTCCTTGCCTGCCAGAATTTTGCTCCCTTCACAAATTCATTCCAGCCAATAAATCCAAGGATCACAATAAAGGGAATTACAGGAAAAATAAACCTTTCCTGTTTATTAGGAAAATAGGAATGAAAAACAAGAAACAAAAATGCAGGCAGGAATAATAGCAGATGTTTTTTCCATGTACGCAAAAAACCAAAAAATAAGAAAATACTCAAGGGCGGAATCAATATTCCACAGATCAACAAAATATAAAGATACCAAGGTCCGATGATATAGCTGTATTTGTGCGTAAAGTTGTAGGTGATATACTCGGCAAGCTCAGCAAAAGGATAGCCCCATATTACATAATCTGTAACACCTTGAATAATTACGATTGATAATAAAGCGCCTAACCCGAAGAAAACAGCGCCTTTCCATTTTTGTTGTATCAACATTGCTAACCCTACTCCACCGATAAATATTAAGGTTTGAAACCTCACTGAAAAGGCTAAGCCCATTATGAGGCCTGCTAAAAAATATTGCAAAATCATATTTTTCCATTTCTCAGAAGTAATTATTATCCATATACCCAACATCAGGAACGGGATACACACGATCTCAACCAGGTTACGAACACTTAAAAAAGGCATAAACCAGAGTAACGCCAAAAACAAGCCTACTTGTTTGGCGGTATCCCGATTGTATAGTTTTTCAGTTATACGAAACCCGGTAATAACTACAATCAATGAAAACAATGCGTGTAAAAACCTTATGATATACATTTTAATTCCCGGGTCAAATATTCCTGTGTATTCCAGCAGCGAAAAGAACAAATAGTGCAGGCCGACATAAAAAAAGCTATGCCCTTCCGGTTTCGGGTCTTGCTGGTTCCATGGCAGCCAGTTATTATAATCCTCCCCGTCAACCCATGACTGTGACGCTTCAATGACCAGGAAATGATCATCATGCATTCCATAGCCCTGAGAAAATACAACAGCCAGCAGCCTGAAAAATAGTGCCGCAGATACAATTAATAGTAAAGGGTTTTGTTGCCAGTATTGCCTGATTAATTTCATTATCGGTGATTGTTATATTGTTCCACGAAATAAATTTCGTGCTACAAAAAAAATCGTTTTACTTGTAGCGCGATATTTATATCGCTGTTTCCCGAAAACATGATAGGTTGTGGAATCCCCTTGTATTTTTTAAGAAATTGCTCTAATAGTTCCGGTGCATTTTCTTTGATGATGATCTTTCGTTCAAAATCAAGGCCGGCACTAAAGCCCCAATACTGGTGAGAGTTTCGTGCATAACAATAAATACATCCATGCTCACATCCATGGTATGGATTCATAGCTCAAAAGTATGAAAAAAAATTTATTATTCTGGTTTTATGTTCAAAGTTAAGTATTTTTAAAAAATATAAAACGGAAATGTTGAAAATGTGCGGTATGTTTGGAATGATTGGAATGTTTGGAACAACCGGCATGACCGGAATGACCGGCACGTAGAGACGCCCAATTTGGGCGTCTCTACGTGCCAAACAATACGTGCCAAACCCAATTAACATACCAAACCAACACCACAACATATTTTAATGGAAAAATTCAGAAACAAATACCGGATACAATCCAATCGTATGCCAGGGTGGGATTATGCAAGAGGCGGCAAATATTATGTGACCATTTGCACCCGTAACCGGTTGTGTTATTTCGGGGATATTGTGAATGGAAAAATGATTTTAAATGAAATGGGTGAAATTGCCAATAAATATTGGCGTGAAATACCCGAACATTTCCATGATACATGGTTGGACGAATTTGTTGTGATGCCGAATCATATTCACGGGATTGTGGTGATGAAACGGTTGCATTTGAAAAATGTCGGGAATGATATGTACGGGAATGGTGATTTTGACCGGAATGATG
Proteins encoded:
- a CDS encoding threonylcarbamoyl-AMP synthase, which translates into the protein MNKEIIKICGFLKQGKTILYPSDTVWGIGCDAENDHAVRRIYEIKKREDSKGLIVLVSGLAMLTTYVAKVPSKAVDLIENTQSPLTIIYPVEFHRVNSQARNLPENVTAKDGSLALRIVKDSFLMALINCHGRGIISTSANLSGNPEPKNFRKIDDRILNQVDYVVNWQQNRQSNMKPSKIIRIELDGKIEIIRE
- a CDS encoding HD domain-containing protein, producing the protein MNCSKELKKNGIFQLISKCASDLNYDTYVVGGFVRDMLLKKNSKDIDIVCVGSGIKLAHNVANKLSLLNNLKNSKSLPAQGLRQAGQISSPKFNREVKVAVFKNFGTARISFNGLELEFVGARKESYQRNSRKPIVENGTLEDDQNRRDFTINALALSLDAKNYGNLHDPFDGLKDLEDKIIRTPLDPDITFSDDPLRMMRAIRFAAQLSFDIEPETFQAISKNKQRTEIVSQERVADELNKIILTTKPSYGFKLLFHCGLLEQLFPELIKLRGVETINNRSHKDNFYHTLQVLDNVAEKSDDLWLRWAALLHDIAKPLTKRFDEKVGWTFHGHDDRGAKMVPHIFRKLKLPLNEKMRFVQKLVRLHLRPIALVKDNISDSAIRRLLFETGDALEALMVLCRADITSKNDLKVKQFLNNFDKVEQKLCEVEKKDKLRNFQPPVRGEHIIEAFDLEPCKLIGDIKIAVREAILDGKINNDFHEAYDYMLKVGRGMGLERKKQTK
- a CDS encoding mannosyltransferase; its protein translation is MKLIRQYWQQNPLLLIVSAALFFRLLAVVFSQGYGMHDDHFLVIEASQSWVDGEDYNNWLPWNQQDPKPEGHSFFYVGLHYLFFSLLEYTGIFDPGIKMYIIRFLHALFSLIVVITGFRITEKLYNRDTAKQVGLFLALLWFMPFLSVRNLVEIVCIPFLMLGIWIIITSEKWKNMILQYFLAGLIMGLAFSVRFQTLIFIGGVGLAMLIQQKWKGAVFFGLGALLSIVIIQGVTDYVIWGYPFAELAEYITYNFTHKYSYIIGPWYLYILLICGILIPPLSIFLFFGFLRTWKKHLLLFLPAFLFLVFHSYFPNKQERFIFPVIPFIVILGFIGWNEFVKGAKFWQARKKILTWCMTFFWVINLLVLPFISTAYSKRSRVESMVYLSRYGNIRHILLEDTNHNSIKMLPKFYLRKWEVGFYELTKSNPLPNWQEYFRNVNKTEYPKFALFFEETNLKQRIEAVQSIFPVLQYKTTIEPGFIDKVIYWLNPVNKSQTIYIYKIGSSTDG
- a CDS encoding transposase, producing the protein MEKFRNKYRIQSNRMPGWDYARGGKYYVTICTRNRLCYFGDIVNGKMILNEMGEIANKYWREIPEHFHDTWLDEFVVMPNHIHGIVVMKRLHLKNVGNDMYGNGDFDRNDGNDRNVGNDRNVETPKLGVSTFPSHEPFQSYIHLKTKIPNWEPGALGVIINQFKRICTIQFNEQGKDWYGWQPRFYDEIIRNDERLAEILKYIRNNPKNWDTDDKNPKT